A single window of Rubripirellula lacrimiformis DNA harbors:
- a CDS encoding DUF6702 family protein translates to MTSALLWMMLVMHPVHETVAEVEWNPQTKRLEVALRLDVDDERWIADKMAARAEADGIPWDRSKTSTWAMAYLQPRFRAAPLPASGKSDSTRYHWIGHDQDGAHVWWYFEIEPADGKPVQWIDQRLLFDREPDFLHRILVLNQTQTPGSSKIKSPQRSDSASVPKSDSQRSTASRAADLTIGRSKFFLDGSDGPSRSGPSDSNHSNSPEPSTDDDDAPLPPTDL, encoded by the coding sequence ATGACGTCTGCCCTGCTATGGATGATGCTGGTCATGCATCCGGTCCACGAAACTGTGGCCGAAGTCGAATGGAATCCGCAAACGAAACGATTGGAAGTGGCGTTGCGATTGGATGTCGATGACGAGCGATGGATCGCTGACAAAATGGCGGCGCGAGCCGAAGCCGACGGCATCCCATGGGACCGATCGAAGACGTCGACTTGGGCAATGGCCTACCTGCAGCCACGTTTCCGAGCGGCCCCACTGCCTGCGTCTGGCAAGTCCGATTCAACCCGATACCACTGGATCGGGCATGACCAAGACGGCGCCCACGTTTGGTGGTACTTCGAGATTGAACCGGCAGACGGCAAACCGGTCCAGTGGATCGACCAACGATTGCTGTTCGATCGCGAACCCGACTTTCTGCACCGCATCCTGGTTTTGAACCAAACGCAAACGCCTGGGTCATCCAAAATCAAATCGCCACAGCGATCTGATTCGGCGTCAGTCCCCAAGTCAGACTCCCAACGATCGACGGCTTCGCGCGCCGCCGATTTGACGATCGGACGTTCCAAGTTTTTCTTGGACGGTTCCGACGGCCCATCACGATCGGGTCCCTCCGATTCGAATCATTCCAATTCCCCCGAACCCAGCACGGACGATGACGATGCCCCCCTGCCGCCCACTGACCTGTGA
- a CDS encoding competence/damage-inducible protein A produces MPPCRPLTCEIVSIGDEMTSGARLDTNAQWLSRRMGELGVTVQFHSTVGDTLDDNINVFRIAASRADLVVATGGLGPTRDDLTRESLAAVVGQPLEMRESAMKHIESMYSRRNREMPERNRVQAMFPVGSDEIFNPQGTAPGIDLMVPQNGRSPSRIFALPGVPAEMVRMFDDTVAPRVMAIAGGGSRIRHAVMKFFGTGESDMEQRLGEMISRDRQPRVGITVSAATISLRITATADTDEICDGMIAETRREILQRVPEFYFGDGETFEQHHAIAATLRCRDQSMAIVELGRAAVLGDWFATLGDSPAYRGGVSLADTDDLCRIFDAANPDEALQNARQRFAADWMLLVDQYPALDNAADARLPNVDVALTIIDPSGQTLRHTITLGGHPDIMQARIAKSAMAWMRKVLQ; encoded by the coding sequence ATGCCCCCCTGCCGCCCACTGACCTGTGAAATCGTTTCGATCGGCGACGAGATGACGTCGGGAGCGAGGCTGGATACGAACGCGCAGTGGCTTAGCCGCCGGATGGGCGAACTGGGTGTGACGGTGCAGTTCCACAGTACCGTTGGCGACACTCTGGATGACAACATCAACGTGTTCCGTATCGCTGCGTCGCGCGCCGATTTGGTGGTGGCGACCGGCGGACTTGGTCCGACCCGTGACGACCTGACACGCGAATCCTTAGCCGCGGTTGTTGGCCAGCCTTTGGAAATGCGTGAATCGGCAATGAAACATATCGAATCGATGTACTCACGCCGCAATCGCGAGATGCCCGAGCGGAACCGTGTCCAAGCCATGTTCCCGGTCGGCAGCGATGAAATCTTCAACCCGCAGGGAACCGCACCTGGGATCGATCTGATGGTTCCCCAGAACGGTCGGTCGCCGAGTCGTATTTTTGCACTGCCAGGTGTCCCGGCCGAAATGGTGCGGATGTTCGACGATACCGTGGCGCCGCGAGTCATGGCAATCGCCGGAGGCGGATCCAGAATTCGACACGCTGTGATGAAATTCTTTGGCACCGGCGAAAGCGATATGGAACAACGGTTAGGCGAAATGATTTCGCGTGATCGCCAACCCCGTGTCGGTATCACGGTCAGTGCAGCCACGATTTCGCTGCGGATCACAGCAACAGCAGACACCGACGAAATCTGTGATGGCATGATTGCCGAGACGCGTCGAGAGATTTTGCAGCGAGTACCAGAGTTCTACTTCGGCGATGGCGAAACGTTCGAACAGCATCACGCGATCGCCGCGACGCTGCGTTGCCGCGACCAGTCGATGGCGATCGTTGAACTTGGACGCGCCGCCGTCCTGGGCGACTGGTTTGCCACGCTGGGCGATTCACCAGCCTATCGTGGTGGCGTTTCGCTGGCTGACACCGACGACCTGTGCCGCATTTTTGACGCGGCGAATCCGGACGAAGCCCTCCAAAACGCTCGCCAACGATTTGCCGCCGATTGGATGTTGCTGGTCGACCAATACCCGGCCTTGGACAATGCAGCCGATGCTCGACTGCCCAACGTGGATGTCGCGCTGACGATCATCGATCCAAGTGGGCAGACGCTTCGGCACACCATCACATTGGGCGGACATCCGGACATCATGCAGGCTAGGATTGCAAAGTCGGCGATGGCCTGGATGCGAAAAGTGCTCCAATGA
- a CDS encoding SdrD B-like domain-containing protein — protein MPNTAVWPMTASRTIKQYGKISMVWQDILNRLGRNTKRTNRKLNQRRLRLEQMERRELMASDLGVIAGTAFVDQDNNGVQNGTEPPVLVDGGGNLVSVGTVGATGIQVQLFNDDGTTPGTLDGSDTLAGTTTTDANGLYRFDGLSVGSYFVQQADVPQLNTPDPVAAQVVNESGVQTALIDDFATTAVAAQVVTAGDPDSFLTQAASEAIGDNRDILISADTGNITFQINTTTEELTVSPGAGGTGNVQIQYDGPESTAALDPIGLQTGGVGVSLGGGAASDPVDPDAGFIALLRSEQVGDSIEVIVHTDGGNSSIATIAIPQNVTTNQELYIPFASFTVNTGTGANFNNVGAIETNVPITVANNDVNIGIVEAITPEIVSVNLANVQTLTLGGSVIQDNSSGGQNDGILQVSESGQVGVTVQLYQLAGANDVVDPANDTPIATTTTGTGGLYSFPDLDPGNYAVVIPASQFGTGAPLFGFANSTGNDPIADPDDNADAVDDGTVLASGDVASGTITLESNSEPINDDDTDPNTNTTIDFGFFPQVDLQITKTLNAANSTVVAGGNAVFDIVVENLGPLDATNVVVTDAFPAGLTFTGTTNASGSFTTNVNGTTVTVVMGTIPAGTTATFRFNSDIDANQTADLTNTATVAGDEVETDTTNNSDDEAIDVISTDLRIDKIDLTDPVNAGNQFTYQITVNNDGPDDAAGVVVVDPLPAGVTFVSGNVDGASNLVTFDSQTGEVTATVGTLANQGASVITLVVQVNADADTPLTNTASVTASPNTDPNPDNNTTDEDTTVNRQVDVAIDKTVTGTAVAGRTVTYTVEVSNNGPGQARGVSVVDTLDADLAFVTGSLNAGTSGVTVTQNGQTLTFDVGVLDPSQVETFSFDVTLDSDAFGVIPNTATVSTTDDDTVPANDTDSVDINAGREIDLILDKAVDKATAVPGQDTLVYTFTVSHDTDSVSDAANVVVTDTLPAGLAGVTITAADATSSNFANGVVTVNYSAIPVGETRTFTVTATVNADATADVVNPATVTSSGTELDTTNNSDTVTTTLTPQFDIDVDKTVNTATPAVGSTVVYSVALTNSGPSQAGNIVLTDVIPAGMTFVSGTLNGQAGTVSGSNVVFPAITLAPNQSATATLNFTVASTASGTITNTASIPDLSAAGETDLTNNSDTATVTVTPVVDLAVTKTVSDANAAAGDSLTYTVTVVNNGPSVATNVVVTDTLPSGVTFTSGTGPTGSALSASSGVVTVNGGDLASGASLSFTIVATINSGVSVTQTNTAVAATDTNETNTANNTATAATTVDPLTSSIAGKVFLDVNSNGIFDTGDTGIAGVDIRLTGTDVLGNTIDTTVQTTAAGDYLFAQLAAGTYRVVETDPAGFDDGTDTAGTGAVSSNTANDEFNNLVIGPGATAQAFNFGELESVEPVSKRRFLASNR, from the coding sequence ATGCCAAACACTGCTGTTTGGCCAATGACGGCATCGCGAACGATCAAGCAATACGGGAAGATCTCGATGGTCTGGCAAGACATTTTGAACCGTTTGGGCCGCAATACCAAACGCACCAACCGCAAACTGAATCAACGCCGTTTGCGTTTGGAACAGATGGAACGCCGCGAATTGATGGCGTCCGACCTGGGGGTGATTGCCGGTACTGCGTTCGTCGACCAGGACAACAACGGAGTCCAGAACGGCACCGAGCCGCCTGTGTTGGTCGATGGTGGCGGGAACCTCGTTTCCGTCGGCACCGTGGGTGCCACAGGGATCCAAGTGCAACTGTTCAACGATGATGGGACGACCCCCGGCACGCTGGACGGATCCGATACGTTGGCGGGAACGACGACGACCGACGCCAATGGCCTGTATCGTTTCGATGGTTTGTCCGTCGGATCGTACTTTGTCCAACAAGCGGACGTTCCACAGCTGAACACGCCTGATCCGGTTGCCGCACAAGTCGTCAACGAAAGCGGTGTGCAGACTGCATTGATCGATGACTTTGCGACCACCGCAGTCGCCGCCCAAGTCGTTACCGCGGGTGACCCCGATTCCTTCCTGACGCAAGCGGCTTCCGAAGCGATCGGTGACAACCGCGATATTCTGATCAGCGCGGATACCGGCAACATCACGTTCCAAATCAATACGACCACCGAAGAACTGACGGTTTCGCCAGGTGCGGGCGGTACAGGAAACGTTCAGATTCAGTATGACGGTCCCGAAAGCACCGCGGCCCTGGATCCCATCGGATTGCAAACCGGTGGCGTAGGCGTTTCGTTGGGTGGGGGAGCTGCCAGTGACCCGGTGGACCCTGACGCTGGCTTCATCGCACTGCTGCGATCCGAACAGGTGGGCGATTCGATCGAGGTCATCGTGCACACCGATGGCGGCAATTCGTCGATCGCGACGATCGCCATTCCTCAAAACGTGACCACCAACCAAGAACTGTACATCCCGTTCGCGTCCTTTACCGTCAACACCGGTACCGGTGCGAACTTCAACAACGTGGGTGCCATCGAAACCAACGTTCCAATCACCGTTGCCAACAACGATGTGAACATCGGAATCGTCGAAGCGATCACTCCCGAAATCGTCTCCGTCAACCTGGCCAACGTCCAAACGTTGACTTTGGGCGGATCGGTGATCCAGGATAACTCATCCGGTGGCCAGAACGACGGCATTCTGCAGGTCAGCGAATCAGGCCAAGTCGGTGTCACCGTTCAACTGTATCAATTGGCCGGTGCCAACGATGTGGTCGACCCAGCCAACGATACACCGATCGCAACCACAACGACCGGAACCGGTGGTCTGTACAGTTTCCCGGACCTGGACCCCGGAAACTACGCGGTTGTGATTCCTGCGTCGCAGTTCGGTACCGGAGCCCCGCTGTTTGGATTTGCCAACAGCACGGGCAACGATCCGATCGCGGATCCCGACGATAACGCCGATGCCGTTGACGATGGTACCGTGTTGGCCAGCGGAGACGTGGCCAGCGGAACGATTACCTTGGAATCGAATTCCGAGCCGATCAACGATGACGATACCGACCCCAATACAAACACCACCATCGATTTTGGGTTCTTCCCACAGGTCGATTTGCAGATCACCAAGACACTCAACGCCGCCAATTCGACGGTTGTCGCCGGTGGCAATGCCGTGTTCGACATCGTGGTGGAAAACCTCGGTCCCTTGGATGCCACCAACGTGGTCGTCACCGACGCGTTCCCGGCCGGATTGACGTTCACCGGAACAACCAATGCATCGGGCAGCTTCACGACCAACGTCAACGGCACGACCGTCACGGTTGTGATGGGCACGATTCCCGCCGGCACGACTGCGACGTTCCGATTCAATTCGGACATCGATGCCAACCAGACCGCCGACTTGACCAATACCGCAACCGTGGCCGGTGACGAAGTTGAAACCGACACGACCAACAACAGTGACGACGAAGCGATCGACGTCATCAGCACCGACTTGCGAATCGATAAGATCGACTTGACGGACCCGGTCAACGCGGGGAATCAATTCACCTATCAGATTACCGTCAATAACGACGGACCTGACGATGCTGCGGGTGTCGTGGTCGTGGATCCTTTGCCGGCTGGTGTGACGTTCGTCAGTGGCAACGTTGATGGGGCTTCCAACCTGGTCACCTTTGACAGCCAAACTGGCGAAGTCACCGCGACCGTCGGAACGCTCGCCAACCAGGGTGCATCGGTGATCACATTGGTGGTTCAGGTCAATGCGGATGCCGACACCCCGCTGACCAACACCGCAAGCGTGACCGCCAGCCCCAACACGGACCCGAACCCTGATAACAACACGACAGACGAAGACACCACCGTCAATCGTCAAGTCGACGTTGCCATCGACAAAACAGTAACCGGCACCGCAGTGGCTGGTCGCACCGTGACCTACACGGTCGAAGTTTCCAACAACGGACCTGGCCAAGCTCGTGGCGTCTCCGTCGTGGATACTTTGGATGCCGACCTTGCATTCGTCACCGGCAGCCTGAACGCTGGGACTTCGGGAGTCACGGTCACTCAAAACGGCCAAACCTTGACCTTTGATGTCGGCGTTCTGGACCCATCGCAAGTCGAAACGTTCTCGTTCGATGTTACGCTTGATTCCGATGCGTTCGGAGTGATCCCTAACACCGCCACGGTTTCGACCACGGACGACGATACTGTCCCGGCGAACGACACCGACAGCGTGGACATCAATGCGGGTCGCGAGATCGATTTGATCTTGGACAAGGCTGTCGACAAGGCAACCGCCGTCCCTGGTCAAGACACTTTGGTCTACACCTTCACCGTCAGCCACGACACCGATAGTGTCAGCGACGCGGCCAACGTGGTCGTCACGGACACCTTGCCAGCCGGTTTGGCGGGCGTCACGATCACCGCCGCCGACGCGACCAGCAGCAACTTTGCCAACGGCGTTGTGACCGTCAACTACAGTGCGATTCCGGTTGGTGAAACCAGAACCTTTACGGTCACCGCGACGGTCAATGCCGACGCAACCGCCGATGTGGTCAACCCGGCAACCGTCACTTCGTCAGGGACCGAGCTGGATACGACGAACAACTCGGACACCGTCACCACGACGTTGACCCCGCAGTTCGACATCGACGTCGACAAGACCGTCAACACGGCGACCCCAGCGGTCGGCAGCACCGTCGTCTACAGCGTGGCGTTGACCAACAGCGGTCCTAGCCAAGCTGGGAACATCGTTCTGACCGATGTCATTCCCGCTGGGATGACGTTCGTCAGCGGAACGTTGAACGGGCAAGCCGGCACGGTTTCGGGTAGCAACGTTGTCTTCCCTGCGATCACTTTGGCACCGAATCAATCGGCCACGGCGACGTTGAACTTTACGGTTGCGTCCACCGCGTCGGGAACGATCACCAACACCGCTAGTATCCCCGATCTTTCGGCTGCGGGTGAAACCGATCTGACCAACAACAGTGACACCGCCACGGTTACCGTCACTCCGGTAGTCGACTTGGCCGTCACCAAAACCGTCTCCGACGCCAACGCGGCGGCTGGCGATTCGCTGACCTATACCGTCACGGTTGTCAACAACGGACCGTCGGTTGCAACGAATGTTGTGGTCACCGACACCCTGCCTAGCGGTGTGACATTCACCAGCGGAACCGGCCCGACCGGATCGGCATTGTCGGCATCCAGCGGCGTGGTCACGGTCAACGGTGGCGACCTAGCCAGCGGTGCATCGCTTAGCTTTACCATTGTCGCCACGATCAACTCGGGCGTTTCGGTGACGCAAACCAACACCGCGGTCGCTGCGACCGATACCAACGAAACCAACACGGCCAACAACACGGCAACGGCGGCAACGACCGTCGATCCATTGACGTCGTCGATCGCGGGGAAGGTGTTCTTGGATGTCAACAGCAACGGAATCTTCGACACGGGCGACACCGGCATCGCAGGAGTCGACATTCGTTTGACCGGCACCGATGTGCTGGGCAACACGATCGACACCACGGTTCAAACCACTGCGGCGGGTGACTATCTGTTCGCTCAGTTGGCAGCCGGTACCTACCGCGTCGTCGAAACCGATCCGGCCGGGTTTGATGACGGGACCGACACTGCCGGGACAGGGGCAGTCTCGTCCAACACCGCCAATGACGAGTTCAATAATCTGGTGATCGGGCCGGGAGCCACGGCTCAGGCATTTAACTTTGGCGAACTGGAATCAGTCGAACCAGTTTCCAAACGACGCTTCTTGGCATCGAACCGTTGA
- a CDS encoding BBP7 family outer membrane beta-barrel protein has protein sequence MDAPVEPATPRRKVKTPVQQVGHASSRGIPVPPSDSMSIIDPPIHHETLDGQVILSPMQGEVIYEDGSSCDSMGSSCGCGETSCSGGCDSMGSCGGCGSAGCSTCGELVSPAAWRPCVTLCLPQDGWFSAEYLMWFQDGMELPPLVTTSIPGTSATDAGVLGRGAQTLFGGDRVLDDAFDGYRLDFGVWLDRGHTLSISGEYFQIGEESESFSRTSSGSTILARPFFNVNPTTGPAREDSELVSYDGIVSGNVSARATSELMGAGMHLNFLRCCSEGCTSGLFCGCPGHYCSRQEALIGYRYVQLDESVSVTESLRGIDPAATFNIADRFETRNQFNGIDLGWKYRRTRGYWSFESLLRLAVGNTKQSVRINGATTIDGGAPLVGGLLAQRTNIGNHEQDEFSVIPQLDLKLGYQLTDHFRATLGYTFLYWSNVVRPGDHIDRDVNPALLPPESDPFTGANRPGFDFDTTDYWAQGLSIGGEYRW, from the coding sequence GTGGACGCTCCTGTCGAGCCCGCCACGCCGCGTCGCAAAGTGAAGACTCCCGTCCAACAGGTCGGTCACGCTTCTAGCCGAGGCATCCCTGTGCCACCCTCGGATTCGATGTCGATCATCGATCCGCCCATCCACCACGAAACACTCGACGGTCAAGTGATCCTGTCGCCTATGCAGGGCGAAGTGATCTACGAAGACGGTTCCTCTTGCGATTCCATGGGTTCGTCCTGCGGTTGCGGTGAAACATCCTGCAGCGGCGGATGCGATTCGATGGGCAGTTGCGGAGGCTGTGGATCAGCCGGCTGCAGCACCTGTGGCGAATTGGTCAGCCCCGCAGCATGGCGACCTTGTGTCACCTTGTGCCTTCCCCAAGACGGTTGGTTCAGTGCCGAATATCTGATGTGGTTCCAAGACGGCATGGAATTGCCACCTTTGGTCACCACCAGCATCCCCGGCACCAGTGCAACGGACGCCGGTGTCCTGGGCCGCGGAGCCCAAACCTTGTTCGGTGGCGACCGCGTTCTGGACGATGCCTTTGACGGTTATCGACTTGACTTTGGCGTCTGGCTCGATCGCGGTCACACCCTGTCGATCAGCGGCGAGTACTTCCAAATTGGCGAAGAAAGCGAATCGTTCAGCCGCACCAGCTCGGGCAGCACCATCCTGGCTCGACCGTTCTTCAACGTGAACCCAACGACTGGTCCGGCCCGCGAAGATTCGGAATTGGTTTCGTACGACGGAATTGTCTCGGGCAACGTATCAGCCCGTGCGACCAGCGAATTGATGGGAGCCGGCATGCACTTGAACTTCCTACGCTGCTGCAGCGAAGGTTGCACCAGCGGACTGTTCTGTGGATGCCCCGGGCACTACTGCAGCCGCCAAGAAGCACTGATCGGCTATCGCTACGTGCAACTAGACGAAAGCGTATCGGTCACCGAATCGCTTCGAGGCATCGACCCTGCGGCAACGTTCAACATCGCCGATCGCTTTGAAACCCGGAACCAGTTCAACGGGATTGATCTGGGCTGGAAGTATCGTCGAACACGCGGCTACTGGAGCTTCGAATCGTTGCTTCGCTTGGCCGTCGGCAATACCAAGCAATCGGTTCGCATCAACGGGGCGACCACCATCGATGGCGGTGCACCTCTGGTTGGCGGACTGCTGGCTCAACGCACCAACATCGGAAATCACGAACAAGACGAATTCAGCGTCATCCCTCAATTGGACCTGAAGCTCGGTTATCAACTGACCGACCACTTCCGAGCCACTTTGGGATACACGTTCCTGTACTGGTCCAACGTGGTTCGCCCCGGCGATCACATCGACCGCGACGTGAACCCCGCTTTGTTGCCACCTGAATCGGATCCTTTCACCGGTGCGAACCGACCTGGATTTGACTTCGACACGACCGACTACTGGGCTCAAGGGCTTAGCATCGGTGGCGAATACCGCTGGTAA
- a CDS encoding arylsulfatase, with amino-acid sequence MNRFAWTLWMGLALGAPILGAAILGAAILGTTAMAAERPNIVIVLVDDMGYSDVGCYGGEIETPNIDGLAENGLRFTQFYNSGRCCPTRASLMTGLHPHQVGIGHMTAPPGQPLGITGPYQGYLNNDCVTIAQVLKSSGYHTMMTGKWHLGIENKSEWPLQRGFDRFYGGLSGAFNYFQPGGDRGIMEGNEAVTTDKDFYATDTFTDKACQYISEAVEADGDQPFFLYLAYNAPHWPLNAKLEDFQKYKGKYTGGWDQLMKDRLAKQQQLGLFEADTFYASHEGPQWDSLGKRKRNDMDSIMAAYAGCIDSIDQNIGKLTRHLRRVKQYDNTLIFFLSDNGACQEGGMLGKGSAAMVKDPPLKTVDGVRLGQAWANACNTPFRLYKHFVHEGGACTPMIAHWPQGIPATRRGGFYRGAAYLPDFMATCIDLSGAEYPSDKPAVRGQSLVPVLHETDPETDPETELVVHQSPMYWEHEGNAAMRMGPWKLVRQYQQPWELYDLDADRTELNNLAEVRAEKRDEMVEMWEIWATKTGVAFPERFNMYEHLKQKKNPAKDDI; translated from the coding sequence ATGAACCGATTTGCATGGACCCTGTGGATGGGATTGGCGTTGGGAGCCCCGATATTGGGCGCGGCGATATTGGGCGCGGCGATCCTTGGCACGACTGCCATGGCGGCCGAACGGCCCAACATCGTGATCGTGCTAGTGGACGACATGGGGTATTCGGACGTCGGTTGCTACGGTGGCGAGATCGAAACGCCGAACATTGACGGGCTAGCCGAAAACGGATTGCGGTTCACACAGTTTTACAACTCGGGTCGTTGCTGCCCAACGCGAGCGAGTTTGATGACGGGGCTGCATCCGCATCAGGTCGGCATCGGTCACATGACGGCACCCCCCGGTCAACCGCTGGGGATCACGGGCCCCTACCAGGGATATCTGAACAACGACTGCGTCACGATCGCCCAAGTTTTGAAGTCGTCGGGGTACCACACCATGATGACTGGCAAATGGCACCTCGGCATCGAGAACAAGTCCGAGTGGCCATTGCAGCGCGGCTTTGACCGGTTTTACGGCGGGTTGAGCGGCGCGTTCAATTATTTCCAGCCCGGCGGAGATCGGGGAATCATGGAAGGCAACGAAGCGGTCACGACCGACAAAGACTTCTATGCGACCGACACGTTCACCGACAAAGCCTGTCAGTACATCAGCGAAGCCGTTGAAGCGGACGGGGACCAACCGTTCTTCCTGTACCTGGCCTACAACGCGCCGCACTGGCCGCTGAACGCCAAGCTGGAAGACTTCCAAAAGTACAAAGGCAAGTACACCGGCGGTTGGGATCAATTGATGAAAGATCGGTTGGCCAAACAACAACAGTTGGGGCTGTTCGAGGCGGATACGTTTTACGCATCGCACGAAGGGCCACAGTGGGATTCGCTGGGGAAACGCAAACGAAACGATATGGATTCGATCATGGCAGCCTACGCTGGGTGTATCGATTCGATTGACCAGAACATTGGCAAACTGACGCGTCACTTGCGCCGCGTCAAACAGTACGACAATACGCTGATCTTCTTTTTGTCCGACAACGGTGCGTGCCAGGAAGGTGGCATGCTTGGCAAGGGATCTGCCGCGATGGTCAAGGACCCACCGCTGAAGACGGTCGATGGGGTGCGTTTGGGGCAGGCTTGGGCGAACGCATGCAACACGCCGTTTCGGTTGTACAAGCACTTCGTCCACGAGGGCGGTGCCTGCACGCCGATGATCGCGCATTGGCCGCAGGGAATTCCGGCCACGCGTCGCGGCGGGTTCTATCGCGGGGCGGCCTACCTGCCCGATTTCATGGCCACGTGCATCGATCTTTCCGGTGCTGAGTATCCGTCCGACAAGCCGGCCGTTCGAGGCCAGTCGTTGGTGCCTGTGCTGCATGAAACTGACCCGGAAACTGACCCGGAAACTGAATTGGTCGTTCACCAGTCACCGATGTACTGGGAACACGAAGGCAACGCGGCGATGCGGATGGGGCCATGGAAGTTGGTGCGTCAGTACCAACAACCCTGGGAACTTTACGATTTGGACGCGGACCGTACCGAGCTGAACAATCTGGCCGAGGTTCGGGCCGAAAAACGTGATGAAATGGTCGAGATGTGGGAAATCTGGGCGACGAAGACCGGGGTCGCGTTTCCCGAGCGTTTCAATATGTACGAGCACCTGAAGCAGAAAAAGAATCCCGCCAAGGACGACATCTAA
- a CDS encoding class I SAM-dependent methyltransferase, with translation MANWYDHPQYFDMVFRDETEAEVEFFEQAFERFTDIDVKRLLEPGCGSGRLVVAMAEKGYDLTGLDLSQPMLSYLRTRMRRRKLDGTYVLGDMTAMQFDQPFDAAFCTFNTFRHMLDEASAIAHLRSVADNMRVGGIYILGLHLIPMDADPECTERWKASAGGTKISVTLRVTDFDRKRRQEMLRVSIKAVKRTGQIERIRSDFPLRIYTPKQAQRLLEKVSDVWQISGIYDFDYDIDEPREFDNDLTDAVFVLRRV, from the coding sequence ATGGCAAACTGGTACGACCACCCTCAATACTTTGACATGGTGTTTCGTGACGAAACCGAGGCCGAAGTTGAATTCTTCGAGCAGGCCTTCGAACGTTTCACCGATATCGATGTCAAACGGTTGCTGGAACCCGGTTGCGGCAGCGGCCGTTTGGTCGTCGCGATGGCCGAAAAAGGATACGACTTGACCGGCTTGGATCTAAGCCAGCCGATGTTGTCGTATCTGCGAACCCGCATGCGACGTCGCAAATTAGACGGCACTTATGTCCTTGGTGACATGACGGCGATGCAGTTCGACCAGCCCTTCGACGCTGCGTTCTGCACCTTCAATACCTTTCGTCACATGCTGGACGAAGCGTCGGCGATTGCCCATTTGCGCAGTGTTGCCGACAATATGCGAGTCGGCGGGATCTACATCCTGGGGCTGCACCTGATCCCGATGGATGCTGACCCGGAGTGTACCGAGCGTTGGAAGGCTAGTGCCGGCGGGACGAAGATCAGTGTGACGCTGCGAGTCACCGACTTTGATCGCAAGCGGCGTCAGGAGATGCTGCGAGTGTCGATCAAAGCAGTCAAACGCACCGGCCAGATCGAGCGGATTCGCAGCGATTTTCCGCTTCGGATCTACACCCCCAAACAGGCACAGCGATTGCTTGAAAAAGTTTCCGACGTTTGGCAGATCAGCGGAATCTACGACTTTGATTATGATATCGACGAACCGCGTGAATTCGACAACGACCTGACCGACGCGGTCTTTGTGCTGCGTCGCGTGTAG